A genomic window from Lotus japonicus ecotype B-129 chromosome 1, LjGifu_v1.2 includes:
- the LOC130724770 gene encoding heat shock factor protein HSF30 has protein sequence MKGIIVKEEESVAFVAAGSTSCASSSSSSSSNLSPQPMEGLHDVGPPPFLTKTYEVVEDPSTDSIVSWSKARNSFVVWDSSRFSTTILPRYFKHNNFSSFVRQLNTYGFRKVDPDRWEFANEGFLAGQRHLLKTIKRRRNVTVTQSQGMQQGACIELGEYGLEGDIDRLRRDRMVLMAEIVKLRQQQHNSREQLTAMEARLQTTEKKHQQMMTFLAKALSNQSFMQQLAHRNAQNKELQGGQIRRKRRLTASPSVENMQQDPVTMMVPIESVVDFTSQEQEGLATVEPEMGSIFSAAYDNESSSEIKDPISSSVPAARGSNLSSVSDAMWEDLLNQDLVAGNPEDEVVIGDLSQIDAPLEDLVSNPDDWTEDLQDLVDHMGYLGSKP, from the exons ATGAAGGGAATCATAGTCAAAGAGGAAGAATCAGTGGCATTTGTTGCAGCTGGTTCAACATCATgtgcatcttcttcttcatcttcaagcTCAAACCTCTCTCCACAACCCATGGAAGGGTTACACGATGTGGGTCCTCCTCCATTTCTCACCAAGACCTATGAAGTGGTGGAAGATCCTTCCACTGACTCCATTGTTTCCTGGAGCAAAGCTCGCAACAGCTTCGTCGTCTGGGACTCTAGCAGATTCTCCACCACCATTTTACCTCGTTACTTCAAGCACAACAACTTCTCCAGCTTCGTTCGTCAGCTCAATACCTAT GGTTTTAGAAAAGTTGATCCTGATCGATGGGAATTTGCAAACGAGGGGTTTTTGGCAGGGCAGAGGCATCTGTTGAAGACtataaagagaagaagaaatgtGACAGTGACACAGTCACAGGGAATGCAGCAAGGGGCTTGTATTGAGTTGGGGGAGTATGGGCTGGAAGGTGATATTGACAGGTTGAGGAGAGACAGGATGGTGTTAATGGCAGAAATTGTGAAGTTGAGGCAGCAGCAGCACAATTCTAGGGAGCAATTGACTGCTATGGAGGCTAGATTGCAAACCACTGAGAAGAAACATCAGCAGATGATGACATTCCTTGCCAAGGCTCTCAGTAATCAGTCTTTTATGCAACAATTGGCACACAGGAATGCTCAGAACAAAGAATTGCAGGGTGGTCAGATCAGGCGAAAACGGAGACTGACTGCTAGCCCAAGTGTGGAGAATATGCAACAAGACCCTGTGACCATGATGGTGCCAATTGAATCAGTGGTGGATTTTACAAGTCAAGAACAAGAAGGGTTGGCTACTGTTGAGCCTGAGATGGGGTCAATTTTCTCAGCTGCTTATGATAATGAATCAAGCAGTGAAATCAAAGACCCAATATCAAGTTCAGTTCCTGCTGCAAGAGGGAGTAATTTGAGTTCAGTCAGTGATGCTATGTGGGAGGACTTGCTGAACCAGGACCTGGTTGCTGGGAACCCTGAGGATGAGGTTGTAATTGGTGATCTTTCCCAAATTGATGCACCATTGGAGGATTTGGTCTCAAATCCTGATGATTGGACTGAGGATTTGCAAGACCTTGTGGATCATATGGGTTATCTTGGGTCAAAACCTTAG
- the LOC130749229 gene encoding glutaredoxin-C6-like: MKSVVSLPLNFPTSTIVHELLPFSCCTKKKNRTHGTSSMASSSSSSLSMELDESTESRIERLISENPVIIFTKSSSPCCMCHVMKNLLSTIGVHPTVIKLDDHEITAALHNNTTTPAAFIGGTCIGGLESLVALHVTGLLVPKLHQVGALCHL; encoded by the exons ATGAAAAGTGTGGTGTCATTACC CTTAAACTTCCCAACATCGACCATAGTTCATGAGTTGCTCCCTTTCTCTTGCTGcaccaagaagaagaacagaaCTCACGGTACCAGCAGCATGGCCagctcttcatcttcctccttatCGATGGAGCTGGACGAGTCGACGGAGAGCCGAATCGAACGGTTAATATCGGAGAACCCAGTGATCATCTTCACCAAATCCTCCTCCCCCTGCTGCATGTGCCATGTCATGAAGAACCTCCTCTCCACCATCGGCGTCCACCCCACTGTCATCAAATTGGACGACCATGAGATCACCGCCGCCCTCCACAACAACACCACCACCCCTGCCGCCTTCATCGGCGGCACCTGTATCGGCGGTTTAGAGTCCCTCGTGGCCCTCCACGTCACCGGCCTCCTCGTCCCCAAGCTCCATCAAGTCGGTGCTCTCTGCCACCTATGA
- the LOC130724790 gene encoding probable ADP,ATP carrier protein At5g56450 → MSVEEDDDPERRRLMIQSCSSSRFSNFHRDLMAGAIMGGVVHTIVAPIERAKLLLQTQESNLAIVASGRRKFKGMLDCIFRTVREEGVVSLWRGNGSSVLRYYPSVALNFSLKDLYKSMLRGNSYDDNLFSGASANFVAGAAAGCTSLVLVYPLDIAHTRLAADIGRTEVRQFRGIHHFLVTIFHKDGIRGIYRGLPASLHGMVVHRGLYFGGFDTIKEMLTEESEPEVALWKRWLVAQAVTTSAGLISYPLDTVRRRMMMQSGMEKPVYKSTIDCWKKIYRTEGLASFYRGTVSNVFRSTGAAAILVLYDEVKKFMNWGRL, encoded by the exons ATGAGcgttgaggaagatgatgacCCAGAAAGGAGGAGATTGATGATACAATCGTGTTCTTCTTCTCGGTTCAGCAACTTCCACCGCGATCTCATGGCGGGGGCGATCATGGGTGGGGTGGTGCACACCATTGTAGCCCCAATTGAGAGGGCCAAGCTCTTGTTGCAGACGCAGGAAAGCAATTTGGCTATTGTTGCCAGTGGCCGTCGCAAATTCAAGGGCATGTTGGATTGCATATTCCGCACTGTTAGGGAAGAAGGGGTTGTCTCTTTGTGGCGTGGCAATGGTAGCAGTGTTCTTCGTTATTATCCTTCTGTTgcactcaacttctctctcaaG GATCTTTACAAAAGCATGTTAAGAGGAAATTCTTATGATGACAATCTTTTCTCTGGTGCATCTGCTAACTTTGTTGCTGGGGCTGCAGCAGGTTGTACATCACTTGTCTTAGTATACCCTCTTGACATTGCACACACCCGCCTTGCTGCTGACATTGGAAGAACAGAAGTGCGTCAATTTCGAGGCATTCACCATTTCTTAGTCACCATATTCCATAAGGATGGGATTCGGGGGATTTACAGGGGTCTCCCTGCATCTCTACATGGAATGGTGGTCCACAGAGGCCTTTATTTTGGAGGCTTTGACACCATCAAAGAGATGCTAACTGAAGAATCAGAACCTGAGGTGGCCTTGTGGAAGCGTTGGTTGGTAGCTCAGGCAGTCACAACCTCTGCTGGTTTGATATCTTATCCATTAGACACGGTTCGCCGGAGGATGATGATGCAGTCCGGCATGGAAAAGCCAGTGTACAAAAGCACCATcgactgctggaagaagatctatAGGACTGAAGGTTTGGCTTCATTTTACCGTGGGACTGTTTCAAATGTGTTTAGGAGCACTGGTGCTGCAGCTATCTTAGTTTTGTATGACGAGGTTAAGAAATTCATGAACTGGGGGAGATTGTAA
- the LOC130724739 gene encoding uncharacterized protein LOC130724739, translated as MSLICIILIRYSLHKFLHALFALFMPCFMPYALFILKQRFPLKDDLMKWVRDISMANNFVLVTTKSDSGAKGRKEYVILGCEKHGAYIPYREPDLVEGTSTQKTGCPFRLKGRRTKDDKGWWLKVMDGRHIHLAAESLVGHNYAGRLNSEAKEDVINQAKTWVPPRKMLASLKEKDPSNLTTIQQIYGVCKRFRQSVRGSLTEIQYLLKKLDGEKYVHFERNEPRSEVIRDIFWAHPNAVKLFNTFPYVVIMDCTYKTSKYKLPLLEIVGLTSTDKTYSITFCYIGSETTEDYIWALECMKSLISDQSRLPRVIVTDRDLALLSAASQSLPTTTHLLCLWHINKCVLAKCKEYVGTDDFAQEVMDKWAELVDAPTVPEFEAHWIELFNMCKHRHKLKFATYCSTTWLVHKQKFAKAWTNHVMHFGTTTSNRAEGAHASLKLMLRNSKGDLATSWDASHSLTTNRHTEIVASFERSMNKIDHLFKTPFYTNIRGFVSIKCLKLIDAELTRTRACGGRCDCLLRETHGLPCGCQLADYERIPYEAIHPFWKSLSWEHVPVADTGSSDICGLNHGEMHPEVEALTRYFHSLDTGGQSMVRRKLQAIYCPERSTLCTPELRIKSNRTPKLKESKQPKGRAIGSLTRDPSAFELTDKKIKEEKKSSQPAKRKKRVKKSDASHFMCNFPAFLHPYIGTITDVEDDGNCGYRSIAALMGHSAGQDGWPWVRATLIQELETNVVMYNRIWGTDVVYGLHNRLTLPIGDPATPDKWFQLPEMGYLVATKYQLVLVSLSSMGCNTYFPLIGAGPRDEHSVIAIGHVINHWVQLQLTHGHPMPTIAPQWEWHSDLASKYWRNLYGPRLGMYDAQFQAWLGAFSGHADYVDITTD; from the exons atgtctctcatttgtatcatactgatcaggtactcattgcacaaatttttgcatgctttgtttgctttgtttatgccttgttttatgccttatgccttgtttatcctgaaacagcgtttccctttgaaagatgatcttatgaaatgggttcgcgacatttctatggcaaataattttgttttggtgacaacaaagtctgatagtggtgcgaagggaagaaaagaatatgtcattctggggtgtgagaagcatggtgcgtatattccctacagagaaccggatcttgttgaaggaacgtcaacacaaaagacaggttgtccttttaggctaaaaggacgacgtacgaaagatgataaaggttggtggttgaaggtgatggacggtagacacatccatctcgcagctgagtcactagttggccacaattacgctggtagactgaatagtgaggcgaaggaggacgtgataaatcaggctaagacttgggttccacctagaaagatgttggcgtccttgaaggaaaaagatccttcaaacttgactaccatccaacaaatttatggtgtttgcaagcggttcagacaatccgttcgtgggtcactgacagagatacaatacttgctgaagaagttggacggtgagaagtatgttcacttcgaacgaaatgaacccagatcggaagtgattagagatatattttgggctcatccgaatgccgtcaaacttttcaacacattcccatatgtagtgatcatggattgcacatacaagaccagcaaatacaaactacccttgctcgagattgttggcctgacctccacggataaaacatactcaataacattctgttacattggcagtgagaccacagaggactacatttgggcattggagtgtatgaagtctctgatTTCCGACCAATCCAGGTTGCCTAGAGTGATTGTGACGGACAGAGATCTTgctttattgagtgctgcttcacaaagccttcccaccaccacccatttactatgcttgtggcacatcaacaagtgtgttttggcaaagtgcaaagagtatgttggcacggatgattttgctcaagaggttatggacaagtgggccgaattggtagatgctccaacagttccagaatttgaagctcattggattgaattgtttaacatgtgcaagcatagacacaagttgaaatttgccacttattgttctactacatggttggtccacaagcagaaatttgccaaggcatggacaaatcatgtgatgcattttggaacaacaacaagtaacag ggctgaaggtgcacatgccagcttgaagttgatgttgcggaacagtaagggtgacctggccacatcatgggatgcgtcgcatagtttgaccaccaatcgccacactgagatagtagcatcgtttgagcgcagtatgaataaaattgatcaccttttcaagacccctttctacacaaatattagGGGATTTGTGTCAATCAAATGCCTGAAACTCATTGATGCTGAGCTGACAAGAACGCGAGCCTGCGGCGGCAGATGCGATTGcttattgagagagactcatggactaccttgcggttgtcaacttgcag attatgagaggattccgtacgaggccattcatccattctggaagagcctaagttgggagcatgtacctgttgcagatactggcagctcagatatttgcggactaaaccatggagagatgcacccagaagttgaggcactaacacgttatttccattctttggatactggagggcagagtatggtaaggaggaagcttcaagcgatatattgtcctgaaaggagtacactatgtactcctgagcttcggataaagtccaaccgcactcctaagttgaaggagagcaaacaacccaagggtcgagcaataggatccttgactcgtgatccttcagcgtttgaacttacagacaagaagattaaagaggaaaagaagtcttcacaaccagcaaagaggaagaagcgtgtgaagaagtctgatgcaagccatttcatgtgtaactttccagcctttctccatccatatattggcacaattacagatgttgaggatgatggtaactgtggctatagatccATTGCTGCATTAATGGGGCATTCCGCCGGTCAGGACGGTTGGCCTTGGGTTAGGGCTACATTGATACAAGAACTTGAGACCAATGTGGTAATGTATAATAGGATATGGGGCACAGATGTTGTTTATGGCTTACATAATCGTCTCACTCTTCCTATTGGTGACCCGGCCACCCCTGACAAATGGTttcaactgccagagatgggataccttgttgcCACAAAGTACCAATTGGTTCTCGTATCCTTATCCTCTATGGGTTGTAACACATACTTTCCACTGATAGGAGCTGGCCCACGAGATGAGCATTCTGTTATAGCTATTGGACATGTGATAAATCACTGGGTACAG CTCCAATTAACTCATGGACATCCTATGCCGACTATTGCTCCCCAGTGGGAATGGCACAGTGATCTTGCCTCCAAATACTGGCGCAACCTATATGGTCCACGTTTAGGCATGTATGATGCACAATTCCAAGCTTGGCTTGGTGCTTTTAGTGGTCATGCGGACTATGTGGACATCACCACAGATTGA
- the LOC130724782 gene encoding protein MAINTENANCE OF MERISTEMS-like, producing the protein MPFGEMTITLDDVSALLHLPTGSRFYTPGRGERDEVAALCAQLLGGSVAAYLAEFEAEGGQNIRFITLKTMYTSAMDGGRYEDAARIWLVNQLGATLFASKSGGYHTTVYWIGMLEDLGRVSEYAWGAIALASLYEQLSRASRRKIAQIGGFTSLVLSWAYEYISSSVIIRTEVPGYTQDQPRAQRWSTSRIAHSGLDERRVMLDELTVDDITWTPFEDHRDVRPRDPRALYSGYIRTPYGRSVSRHLPERVMRQFGFIQDIPRHPSEIQTTGSLAETTDAAYAEFEPHLRPQGIPATYPGEAVEGYMRWCSRVSHVFIIPEDRREELSAVVSLDSKLVYYFYSFNCDFC; encoded by the exons atgccgttcggggagatgactatcaccctggacgatgtgtctgctcttctccatcttcccacagggtcgaggttctacactCCGGGCAGAGGGGAGCGAGACGAGGTTGCAGCGCTCTGCGCCCAGCtcctgggaggatctgttgctgCTTATCTGGCTGAGTTTGAGGCGGAGGGTGGCCAGAACATTCGGTTcattactctgaagaccatgtacacgtctgctatggatg ggggacgctatgaggatgctgctaggatctggctggtgaaccagcttggtGCCACCCTCTTTGCCAGCAAGAGTGGTGGTTACCACACTACTGTCTACTGGATCGGGATGCTTGAGGACCTCGGTCGCGTGTCGGAGTACGCGTGGGGTGCGATTGCGCTGGCTTCGTTGTACGAACAGCTGAGTCGTGCATCCCGCAGGAAGATAGCGCAGATCGGTGGGTTCACCTCCCTCGTGCTGTCATGGGCGTATGAGTACATATCCAGCAGCGTCATTATCAGGACGGAGGTCCCCGGCTAcacacaggaccagcctagggcgcagcggtggtccacgtctcggatcgcgcattccggactcgatgagagacgagtcatgctcgatgagcttacagtggatgatatcacatggaccccttttgaggaccatcgagatgttcgaccgcgggatcccagggccctctattccggctacatccggacaccttacggccggtctgtgagccgacatctaccagagcgggttatgcgccagtttggcttcatacaggacatccctcgacacccctctgagatccagacgacggggtcccttgctgagaccacagatgctgcctatgctgagtttgagccgcacctccgccctcaggggatacctgctacatatccgggagaggcggTGGAGGGTTACATGAGGTGGTGTAGCAGAGTGTCACAtgtgttcatcatccctgaggataggagggaggagcttagtgccgtggtaagtttggattctaaacttgtatattatttttattcattcaattgtgatttttgttaa